A section of the Amycolatopsis sp. AA4 genome encodes:
- a CDS encoding amino acid permease: protein MAESPSPNRLQRRLRGRQLTMIGIGGAIGTGLFLGSSLAISHAGPAVVLAYVLCGLVALTISWALAEMVVVHPAAGAFGSIAHKYLGAGSGFVVRWAYWAMQVIAIGGETIAAGVYVQFWWPQIPLWVPVAVFSLLVIVVNGAAVHIFGEFEYWFAMIKVCAILVFVALGVILVFFGLPKAPAPGFTNLSAGGGFLPNGVSGLLLAMVFVLFSYIGTEVVSVTAAESENPTRDIPRAARAMVVRLAIFYVAAMLVVVLVVPWTVTGEGGSITASPFVRVFQAAGVPAAATIMNFVVLTAALSSANTNLYLTTRMLHSLAEHRFAPAWAGRLTRSGVPRNALVLSTAGLVIATILSKNSDSNAYLVLFGISIFAALVVWMIILVTHLAFRIRRRRAGLPPSPVRLWGAPVVNVVVIAFLATVLISTFWIDGLDPAWKFGIPFFVLLVVAYLVLRMTGRAKRAADIELEDSTLVRQKA from the coding sequence ATGGCCGAGTCCCCGTCCCCGAACCGGTTGCAGCGGAGGCTGCGCGGCAGGCAGTTGACGATGATCGGAATCGGCGGGGCCATCGGCACCGGCCTGTTCCTCGGCTCGAGCCTGGCGATCTCGCACGCGGGACCGGCCGTGGTGCTCGCCTACGTCCTTTGCGGACTCGTCGCGCTGACGATTTCCTGGGCACTGGCGGAAATGGTGGTGGTGCATCCGGCCGCGGGAGCGTTCGGCAGCATCGCGCACAAGTACCTCGGCGCGGGCAGCGGGTTCGTGGTGCGCTGGGCATACTGGGCGATGCAAGTGATCGCGATCGGCGGCGAAACGATCGCGGCCGGCGTGTACGTCCAGTTCTGGTGGCCGCAGATTCCGTTGTGGGTGCCGGTCGCGGTGTTCTCGCTGCTGGTGATCGTCGTCAACGGCGCGGCGGTGCACATTTTCGGCGAGTTCGAATACTGGTTCGCGATGATCAAGGTCTGCGCGATCCTCGTGTTCGTCGCGCTCGGCGTGATTCTCGTGTTCTTCGGCTTGCCGAAGGCGCCCGCGCCGGGCTTCACGAATCTGAGCGCGGGCGGCGGATTCCTGCCGAACGGCGTCTCCGGGCTGTTGCTGGCCATGGTGTTCGTGCTGTTCAGCTACATCGGCACCGAGGTGGTTTCGGTGACCGCGGCGGAATCGGAAAACCCGACCCGCGACATCCCGCGCGCGGCCCGCGCCATGGTGGTACGGCTGGCGATCTTCTATGTCGCGGCGATGCTGGTGGTCGTGCTGGTGGTGCCGTGGACCGTCACCGGCGAGGGCGGATCCATCACCGCCAGCCCGTTCGTCCGCGTCTTCCAGGCCGCCGGAGTTCCCGCGGCGGCCACGATCATGAACTTCGTGGTGCTGACCGCCGCGTTGTCGAGCGCGAACACCAACCTCTACCTCACCACGCGGATGCTGCATTCCCTCGCCGAGCACCGATTCGCCCCGGCCTGGGCCGGACGGCTGACGAGGTCCGGCGTGCCGCGCAACGCGCTCGTGCTGTCCACCGCGGGCCTCGTGATCGCGACCATCCTGTCGAAGAATTCCGATTCCAACGCGTATCTCGTGCTGTTCGGCATTTCGATCTTCGCCGCACTAGTGGTGTGGATGATCATTCTGGTGACGCATCTGGCGTTCCGGATCCGCCGTCGCCGAGCCGGCCTGCCGCCATCGCCGGTGCGGTTGTGGGGAGCGCCGGTGGTGAACGTCGTGGTGATCGCCTTCCTTGCCACCGTACTGATTTCGACGTTCTGGATCGACGGACTCGACCCAGCGTGGAAGTTCGGCATTCCGTTCTTCGTCCTGCTGGTAGTGGCCTATCTGGTGCTGCGGATGACCGGACGGGCGAAGCGCGCCGCGGACATCGAATTGGAAGACTCGACGCTGGTGCGCCAAAAAGCCTGA
- a CDS encoding aminotransferase class V-fold PLP-dependent enzyme — protein MTDQPSPAAFRAHFPAFADSVHLASCSQGALSDALTAELFEFQHTIREHGAPWDKWMAKVAEARALFAQLIGADTDDIAVVPSASEGAYQVASTQAWSERPEIVTTDLEFPSLGHVWLAQQGRGAEVQFVSHHDGLVDAEDYAALITERTQLVSVPLVSYANGLRFPVREVAALARENGARSFVDAYQGLGVEPVDVTELGCDYLVSGSLKYLLGISGIAFLYVRPGLRDAVSPPLTGWFGRTNPFEFDPRHLDYPEHARRFETGTPSIPSAYGAVAGLKLVHQVDAHWVRDHIGQLTGQLQQRLLDAGEQLRSPLDDARRGPLVALADRDPDALAAFLAGRRIVCSARGDVLRMSLHYYNVESDLDAVVAAIAEYRASQ, from the coding sequence GTGACCGACCAGCCCAGCCCAGCCGCATTCCGGGCGCATTTCCCCGCCTTCGCCGACTCGGTGCACCTCGCGAGCTGCAGCCAGGGTGCGCTCTCGGACGCGCTGACCGCGGAGCTTTTCGAGTTTCAGCACACGATCCGCGAGCACGGGGCGCCGTGGGACAAGTGGATGGCGAAGGTCGCCGAGGCGCGGGCCTTGTTCGCCCAGCTGATCGGCGCGGATACCGACGACATCGCCGTCGTGCCGTCCGCGTCCGAAGGGGCGTATCAGGTCGCGTCCACGCAGGCGTGGTCCGAGCGGCCGGAAATTGTCACGACCGACCTGGAATTTCCGTCGCTGGGCCACGTTTGGCTGGCGCAGCAGGGCCGCGGTGCGGAGGTTCAGTTCGTCTCGCACCACGACGGTCTGGTCGACGCCGAGGATTACGCCGCACTCATCACCGAGCGAACGCAGCTGGTGTCCGTCCCGTTGGTCAGCTACGCCAACGGGTTGCGCTTCCCCGTCCGCGAAGTTGCCGCGCTGGCCCGGGAAAACGGTGCCCGAAGCTTTGTCGACGCGTACCAGGGACTCGGCGTCGAGCCGGTCGACGTGACCGAACTCGGCTGCGATTACCTGGTCAGCGGCAGCCTGAAATACCTGCTCGGCATCTCCGGAATCGCGTTCCTCTATGTGCGGCCGGGCCTGCGCGACGCGGTTTCCCCGCCGCTGACCGGGTGGTTCGGCCGCACGAACCCGTTCGAATTCGACCCGCGGCATCTCGACTATCCCGAGCACGCCCGCCGCTTCGAGACCGGGACGCCCTCGATCCCGTCCGCGTACGGCGCGGTCGCCGGGCTGAAACTGGTGCACCAGGTGGACGCGCACTGGGTGCGCGACCACATCGGACAGTTGACCGGGCAGCTGCAGCAGCGGCTGCTCGATGCTGGGGAACAGCTCCGGTCCCCGCTGGACGACGCGCGGCGCGGTCCGCTCGTCGCACTGGCCGACCGGGATCCCGACGCGCTGGCGGCGTTTCTCGCCGGGCGGCGGATCGTGTGCAGCGCCCGCGGCGACGTGCTGCGGATGTCCTTGCACTACTACAACGTCGAGTCCGATCTCGACGCCGTCGTCGCGGCGATCGCCGAGTACCGGGCGAGCCAGTAG
- a CDS encoding cyclase family protein, which translates to MSTPAETGVDQLLTQLAEGRLQVVDLTNKLSAATPTLQLPEPFANLIDFSLESVSEFDDSGPLWRHNNIHTGEHIGTHLDAPRHWISNRDGADVSELPVGRLIGPAHVLDISARVADNPDFLLEIDDIQAWEAEHGPLRAGGWLLVHSGWDRYAQDRDAFLNFSDGTSHTPGISAAAAKWLAEETPIAGYGVETVGIDAGNGFALDPPMPAHHHLLGADKYGITSLQNLGSLPPTGALVVVCPLPIVGGTGSPARVLAVTPGVRS; encoded by the coding sequence ATGAGCACCCCCGCCGAGACCGGGGTCGACCAGCTCCTGACCCAGCTGGCCGAGGGCCGGCTGCAGGTCGTCGACCTCACCAACAAGCTCAGCGCCGCCACGCCGACCCTCCAGCTGCCCGAACCGTTCGCGAACCTGATCGACTTCAGCCTCGAATCGGTCAGCGAGTTCGACGATTCGGGACCGCTGTGGCGGCACAACAACATCCACACCGGCGAGCACATCGGGACCCACCTCGACGCGCCGCGGCATTGGATCTCCAACCGCGACGGCGCGGACGTTTCGGAGCTGCCGGTCGGCAGGCTGATCGGTCCCGCGCACGTTCTCGACATCTCCGCGCGCGTCGCCGACAACCCGGACTTCCTGCTGGAGATCGACGACATCCAGGCCTGGGAAGCCGAGCACGGACCGTTGCGCGCGGGCGGCTGGCTGCTCGTGCACTCCGGCTGGGATCGATACGCGCAGGACCGCGACGCGTTCCTCAATTTTTCCGACGGGACCAGCCACACGCCCGGCATCTCGGCCGCCGCGGCGAAATGGCTCGCCGAGGAAACGCCGATCGCGGGCTACGGCGTGGAAACCGTCGGCATCGACGCCGGGAACGGCTTCGCGCTCGACCCGCCGATGCCCGCACACCACCATTTGCTCGGCGCGGACAAATACGGCATTACTTCCTTGCAGAACCTCGGTTCGCTGCCGCCGACCGGTGCGCTCGTCGTGGTCTGCCCGCTGCCGATCGTCGGCGGGACCGGCAGCCCGGCGCGGGTGCTCGCGGTGACGCCGGGAGTCCGGTCGTGA
- a CDS encoding APC family permease, which translates to MTDVSEGTSEVAEPALLRVMGPKLLLFFVVGDIIGTGVYALTGQVAGRVGGALWLPFLLAFVVAFMTAFSYLELVGKYPRAAGAALYTNKAFGVPFLTFMVAFAVMCSGITSASSAAVAFGATYLAAFVKLPTVLVGIAFVLLLALVNFRGVGESVKANVVLTCIELSGLLIIIGVGAWAVLNGDGEPARLVEIDTADKTWLVAISSATSLAFFAMVGFEDSVNMAEECHDPVRIFPRAMLWGMVIAATIYVLVSVTSSLLVPAAELAGAKSDALLKVLDVGAPGFPREIFSAIGLFAVINSALINMLMASRLLYGLANERVLPPVFGRVHPTRRTPWVSIIFTSVIAIGLVSFVDISALGGTTALLLLVVFAIVNIALLVLRKDKVAHRHFRAPTAVPVLAAVFCLYLVSPLSGRPAQDYQVAGLLLAVGLVLWVVNLLVKRALSGASSRPGATRR; encoded by the coding sequence ATGACGGACGTGAGCGAGGGCACATCCGAGGTCGCCGAACCCGCTTTGCTGCGGGTCATGGGCCCGAAGCTGCTCCTGTTCTTCGTGGTCGGCGACATCATCGGCACCGGCGTGTACGCGCTGACCGGACAGGTGGCCGGACGCGTCGGCGGCGCGTTGTGGCTGCCGTTCCTGCTGGCGTTCGTGGTCGCCTTCATGACCGCGTTCAGCTACCTCGAACTGGTCGGCAAATACCCGCGCGCGGCCGGCGCGGCGCTGTACACGAACAAGGCGTTCGGGGTGCCGTTCCTGACCTTCATGGTCGCGTTCGCGGTGATGTGCTCCGGGATCACGTCGGCGTCGTCGGCCGCGGTGGCGTTCGGCGCGACCTATCTCGCGGCGTTCGTGAAGCTGCCCACGGTGCTGGTCGGCATCGCGTTCGTGCTTCTGCTGGCGTTGGTCAACTTTCGCGGCGTCGGCGAATCGGTGAAGGCCAACGTCGTCCTCACCTGCATCGAACTGTCCGGGCTGCTGATCATCATCGGCGTCGGCGCGTGGGCGGTGCTGAACGGGGACGGCGAACCGGCGCGGCTGGTCGAGATCGACACCGCGGACAAGACGTGGCTGGTCGCCATCTCCTCGGCGACGTCGCTGGCGTTCTTCGCGATGGTGGGTTTCGAGGACTCGGTGAACATGGCCGAGGAATGTCATGACCCGGTACGGATTTTCCCGCGCGCGATGCTGTGGGGCATGGTCATCGCCGCGACGATCTACGTGCTCGTCTCGGTGACGTCGTCGCTGCTGGTCCCGGCTGCCGAGCTGGCCGGCGCGAAGAGCGACGCGCTGCTGAAGGTGCTCGACGTCGGCGCGCCGGGCTTTCCGCGCGAGATCTTCTCCGCCATCGGGTTGTTCGCGGTGATCAACTCCGCGCTGATCAACATGCTCATGGCCAGCCGGTTGCTGTACGGGCTCGCGAACGAACGCGTGCTGCCGCCGGTATTCGGCCGCGTGCATCCGACTCGCCGGACGCCGTGGGTGTCGATCATCTTCACCAGCGTCATCGCCATCGGCCTGGTGTCCTTTGTGGACATCAGCGCGCTCGGCGGGACGACCGCGTTGCTTCTGCTCGTCGTGTTCGCCATCGTCAACATCGCGCTTTTGGTGCTGCGCAAGGACAAGGTGGCGCACCGGCATTTCCGTGCGCCGACCGCGGTGCCGGTGCTGGCCGCGGTGTTCTGCCTGTACCTGGTCAGCCCGCTGTCCGGCCGCCCGGCGCAGGATTACCAGGTGGCCGGCCTCCTGCTCGCCGTCGGCCTCGTGTTGTGGGTGGTCAACCTCCTGGTGAAGCGGGCGCTCAGTGGTGCGTCATCGCGGCCTGGAGCCACCAGGCGCTGA
- a CDS encoding TetR family transcriptional regulator: MPRWDPEAKERLRAAALELFAEHGYENATVTQITERAGLTRRTFSRYFADKRDVLFAGSERLPDAMADAVRRADPALAPFPALLAALIDAGELFTGLVSQAAQRRAIIASSPELQERERTKLAAVTAAVVDALQERGATESSAKMLAQVGIAVFQTAFERWGERPEDTDFAAQVREAAAELAASLTP; this comes from the coding sequence ATGCCGCGCTGGGACCCCGAAGCCAAGGAGCGGCTCCGCGCGGCCGCGCTGGAGCTGTTCGCCGAGCACGGCTACGAGAACGCCACCGTCACGCAGATCACCGAGCGGGCCGGGCTGACCCGGCGCACGTTCTCGCGTTACTTCGCGGACAAGCGCGACGTGCTGTTCGCCGGGTCGGAGCGGCTCCCGGACGCGATGGCCGACGCCGTCCGGCGGGCCGACCCCGCGCTGGCGCCGTTCCCCGCCCTGCTGGCCGCACTGATCGACGCGGGCGAGTTGTTCACCGGCCTGGTTTCGCAGGCCGCCCAACGCCGCGCGATCATCGCGTCCAGCCCCGAACTGCAGGAACGCGAGCGTACGAAACTGGCGGCCGTCACCGCTGCGGTCGTCGATGCATTGCAGGAACGCGGTGCCACTGAATCGAGCGCGAAGATGCTCGCGCAGGTCGGCATCGCGGTCTTTCAAACCGCGTTCGAGCGATGGGGCGAGCGGCCCGAGGACACGGATTTCGCCGCGCAGGTGAGGGAGGCGGCGGCCGAACTCGCCGCCTCCCTCACTCCGTGA
- a CDS encoding MBL fold metallo-hydrolase has product MKVHHLNCGTMRPLGGKALDGRPGMLRRSTIVAHCLLVETADSLVLVDTGFGTRGVTESRRWLGGPFMAMVGAKPTMEETAVAQIRALGHDPADVRHIVMTHLDVDHAGGLADFPDATVHVRATERRAADHPKSFPEKTRYRAEQFAHSPLWSTYDEAGEKWFGFDAVRPLRGLPPEILLVPLPGHTHGHSGVAVDTGDGWLLHAGDAYFFHGEVAPVHPHCPPGMRAFEVMNQMDGSARRANLARLQTLAREHQDEVSVFSAHSPVEFQALRRNTAQPSAS; this is encoded by the coding sequence ATGAAGGTGCACCACCTCAACTGCGGCACGATGCGCCCGCTCGGCGGCAAGGCGCTCGACGGCCGCCCCGGGATGCTGCGGCGCAGCACGATCGTGGCGCACTGCCTGCTGGTGGAGACCGCCGATTCGCTCGTGCTGGTCGACACCGGGTTCGGCACCCGCGGGGTCACCGAATCGCGGCGCTGGCTCGGCGGTCCGTTCATGGCGATGGTCGGCGCGAAGCCGACCATGGAGGAGACCGCCGTGGCACAGATCCGCGCGCTGGGCCACGATCCGGCCGACGTCCGGCACATCGTGATGACCCACCTCGACGTCGACCACGCCGGCGGGCTCGCCGATTTCCCCGACGCCACCGTGCACGTCCGCGCCACCGAACGCCGCGCGGCGGACCACCCGAAGAGCTTCCCGGAGAAAACGCGGTACCGGGCCGAGCAATTCGCGCACAGTCCACTGTGGAGCACGTACGACGAGGCCGGCGAAAAATGGTTCGGCTTCGACGCGGTGCGGCCGCTGCGCGGTCTGCCGCCGGAGATCCTGCTCGTTCCGCTGCCCGGCCACACACACGGCCACTCCGGCGTCGCGGTCGACACCGGCGACGGCTGGCTCCTGCACGCCGGCGACGCGTACTTCTTCCACGGCGAAGTCGCCCCGGTGCACCCGCACTGCCCGCCCGGCATGCGCGCGTTCGAGGTGATGAACCAGATGGACGGCTCCGCGCGCCGCGCCAATCTCGCCCGGCTGCAGACCCTCGCCCGCGAACACCAGGACGAGGTTTCGGTGTTCAGCGCGCACAGCCCGGTCGAATTCCAGGCGCTGCGCCGGAATACCGCACAGCCGTCCGCGAGTTGA
- a CDS encoding SDR family oxidoreductase, protein MALLDQRVVVLGGSSGMGLATARAAAAAGAAVTIAASGKERLDAALAELPDSCEGFVTDVRDEANVAALFEHVGSLDHLVYTAGDAPRQLPLADLSLADAQSGFDVRYWGAVSAVKHAAPRIRPGGSIVLTSGIIGLRPTPGAALAAGAVGAVEGLARGLAVDLAPVRVNTVRPGPVHTPMWDSLPQPQLDAMIAAFTERTLTKSVGEADQVAATNVYLMENSFVTGAVITVDGGFVLTGS, encoded by the coding sequence ATGGCATTGCTTGACCAGCGGGTTGTCGTCCTCGGCGGCAGCTCGGGCATGGGATTGGCGACCGCTCGGGCCGCTGCGGCGGCGGGCGCGGCCGTCACGATCGCGGCGAGCGGCAAGGAACGACTGGACGCAGCGCTCGCCGAATTGCCGGACAGCTGCGAAGGATTCGTCACCGACGTACGCGACGAAGCGAACGTCGCGGCCCTGTTCGAGCACGTCGGCTCGCTGGACCATCTCGTGTACACCGCAGGCGACGCACCACGGCAGCTGCCGCTCGCCGACTTGTCGCTAGCTGACGCGCAGAGCGGCTTCGATGTCCGTTACTGGGGTGCCGTCAGCGCGGTGAAGCACGCCGCGCCGCGCATCCGGCCGGGCGGTTCGATCGTCCTGACGTCCGGAATCATCGGCCTCCGCCCGACGCCCGGCGCGGCGCTCGCGGCCGGTGCCGTCGGCGCGGTCGAGGGATTGGCGCGCGGTCTGGCCGTCGACCTGGCCCCGGTGCGGGTCAACACAGTCCGCCCGGGGCCGGTCCACACGCCGATGTGGGACAGCCTTCCGCAACCGCAGCTGGACGCGATGATCGCCGCGTTCACGGAACGGACGCTGACCAAATCGGTCGGCGAGGCGGACCAAGTAGCGGCGACGAATGTGTACTTGATGGAGAACAGTTTCGTCACCGGTGCGGTGATCACCGTCGACGGAGGGTTCGTGCTTACCGGAAGCTGA
- a CDS encoding DUF3558 family protein, with protein MRAYPIALLISAAAVLTACSSGEQKAAAPAPPPASKAPASSSAPAAKTADTCSLLPSDDVSKAIKIPNITAKAGPAHDNPSNGGKATSCEYVVEGKTAGALAVTRYEGRKAKPADMIDAIKKAKPGAVDVPGFPDGAVFYTDEQKTATLAAAKVSNGVPVLVNYTGPVKMTKEMMTPLVHTAVAKA; from the coding sequence ATGCGTGCATATCCGATCGCTCTGCTGATCTCCGCCGCCGCTGTCCTTACCGCCTGCTCTTCCGGCGAGCAGAAAGCCGCCGCACCGGCCCCGCCGCCCGCGAGCAAGGCCCCGGCCTCCTCGTCCGCCCCGGCCGCCAAGACCGCCGATACCTGCTCCCTGCTGCCGTCCGACGACGTCAGCAAGGCGATCAAGATCCCGAACATCACCGCCAAGGCCGGGCCCGCCCACGACAACCCGAGCAACGGCGGCAAGGCCACGAGCTGCGAATACGTCGTCGAGGGCAAGACCGCCGGCGCGCTCGCGGTGACCCGCTACGAAGGGCGCAAGGCCAAGCCCGCCGACATGATCGACGCGATCAAGAAGGCCAAGCCGGGCGCGGTCGACGTGCCGGGCTTCCCGGACGGCGCCGTGTTCTACACCGACGAGCAGAAGACCGCGACGCTCGCCGCGGCCAAGGTGTCCAACGGGGTTCCGGTGCTGGTCAACTACACCGGACCGGTCAAGATGACCAAGGAAATGATGACCCCGCTCGTGCACACGGCGGTCGCCAAGGCCTGA
- a CDS encoding thiamine pyrophosphate-binding protein, producing MNVAQAVGIALARFGVRKAFGVVGSGNFHFTNGLIQGGAEFVAARHEGGATTMADAYARCSGEVAAVSVHQGCGLGNATTGIGEAAKSRTPLVVVTAEATDPLSNFHIDQDALARSVGASSILVRSAKTALADVRRAFTQARQDRRTVLLRLPLEVQAEPFDESLLEGLTAIEALPQPRAAEAEVQALASILQRAERPVFLCGRGSRAARAELVALADRCGALLAEGAVAKGLFAGEPWAIGVSGGFSSPLTTELIQGADVVVGWGSALNDWTTAHGRLLSPETTLVQVDLESAALGRNRPVDLGIVGDVGGTALAVAELLEVHNGYRSAELKTRIAREIRWRDNEYDDVSTGEVIDPRTLSAALDELLPANRVVGVDSGNFMGYPTMYLDVPDENGFCFTQAFQSIGLGLATAIGTALARPDRFPVAACGDGGFLMSIAELETVVRLKLPMLIVVYNDHAYGAEVYFFEPGGHPADTVTFPDTDLAAIARGYGCDAVTVRTKEDLAEVATRVAAGLDRPLVVDAKIAGFSAWWLQAAMTHH from the coding sequence GTGAACGTGGCCCAAGCCGTCGGGATCGCGTTGGCGCGGTTCGGCGTCCGCAAGGCGTTCGGGGTGGTGGGCAGCGGGAACTTCCACTTCACCAACGGCCTGATCCAGGGCGGGGCCGAGTTCGTCGCGGCCCGGCACGAGGGCGGCGCGACCACGATGGCCGACGCCTACGCGCGGTGCAGCGGCGAGGTCGCGGCAGTGTCGGTGCATCAGGGCTGCGGACTGGGCAACGCGACCACCGGGATCGGCGAAGCAGCGAAGAGCCGGACGCCGCTGGTCGTCGTGACCGCCGAGGCGACGGATCCGCTGTCGAACTTCCACATCGACCAGGACGCCCTGGCCCGGTCCGTGGGCGCGAGCAGCATTCTGGTGCGGTCCGCGAAAACCGCATTGGCCGACGTGCGGCGGGCGTTCACTCAGGCTCGGCAGGACCGACGAACTGTCCTTTTGCGACTTCCGCTGGAGGTCCAGGCCGAACCGTTCGACGAAAGTCTTCTCGAGGGACTGACCGCGATCGAGGCGCTGCCACAGCCGCGTGCCGCCGAGGCGGAGGTGCAGGCGCTCGCTTCGATCCTGCAGCGAGCCGAGCGTCCGGTATTCCTTTGTGGACGCGGTTCTCGAGCTGCTCGGGCAGAGTTAGTCGCGCTGGCGGACCGCTGTGGAGCATTGCTCGCCGAAGGTGCCGTCGCGAAAGGACTGTTCGCTGGCGAGCCGTGGGCGATCGGGGTGTCCGGTGGGTTTTCTTCTCCGCTGACCACCGAGCTGATTCAGGGCGCGGACGTCGTAGTCGGCTGGGGTTCCGCGCTCAACGACTGGACGACCGCGCACGGCCGGTTGCTCTCACCGGAAACGACTTTGGTGCAGGTCGATCTGGAATCCGCTGCACTGGGCCGGAACCGACCGGTCGACCTGGGTATCGTCGGCGATGTCGGCGGTACCGCTCTAGCGGTGGCCGAACTGCTTGAAGTCCACAATGGATACCGCAGCGCCGAGCTCAAGACCCGGATCGCGCGGGAAATCCGCTGGCGAGACAACGAATACGACGACGTCAGCACCGGCGAGGTCATCGACCCGCGCACGTTGTCCGCAGCACTGGACGAACTCCTCCCCGCGAACCGGGTCGTCGGCGTCGATTCCGGCAACTTCATGGGCTACCCCACGATGTACCTCGACGTCCCGGACGAGAACGGTTTCTGCTTCACCCAGGCGTTCCAGTCGATCGGCCTCGGACTCGCCACCGCGATCGGCACGGCGCTCGCCCGGCCGGACCGCTTCCCAGTCGCGGCGTGCGGGGACGGCGGGTTCCTGATGAGCATCGCCGAACTGGAAACCGTCGTCCGGCTGAAGCTGCCGATGCTGATCGTCGTTTACAACGACCACGCCTATGGCGCTGAGGTCTACTTCTTCGAGCCCGGCGGACATCCAGCCGATACAGTGACCTTCCCCGACACCGATCTCGCCGCCATCGCCCGCGGCTACGGCTGCGACGCGGTTACCGTCCGCACCAAGGAAGACCTCGCCGAGGTGGCGACGCGGGTCGCCGCCGGGCTCGACCGTCCGCTCGTGGTCGACGCGAAAATCGCCGGGTTCAGCGCCTGGTGGCTCCAGGCCGCGATGACGCACCACTGA
- a CDS encoding MBL fold metallo-hydrolase, with the protein MTRIRYVGGPTALLEYGGIRLLTDPTFDGPGDYPIGTRKLAKTAGPAVTAAEVGAVDAVLLSHDQHPDNLDAAGRQYALAAPLVLSTASARERIGDPVRALANWETYDLGGVRVTGVPAQHGPDGSEHLVGEVTGFVLESADEPTVYVSGDNASLGVVRQIAERFERIDLAVLFAGGAQTPLVGDAYLTLPSESAAEAARILNARQVVPLHFEQWAHFTQGPDTLRPAFEQARLADRLHLLKPGEQVSFR; encoded by the coding sequence ATGACGCGCATCCGGTACGTCGGCGGCCCGACCGCCCTCCTCGAGTACGGCGGGATCCGCCTGCTCACCGACCCCACCTTCGACGGTCCCGGCGACTACCCGATCGGCACCCGCAAGCTGGCGAAAACCGCTGGTCCCGCTGTCACCGCCGCGGAGGTCGGCGCGGTGGACGCGGTGCTGCTCTCGCACGACCAGCACCCGGACAACCTGGACGCCGCGGGGCGGCAGTACGCCCTCGCCGCCCCGCTCGTCCTGTCCACCGCCTCGGCACGGGAGCGGATCGGCGACCCGGTTCGGGCGCTGGCCAACTGGGAGACCTACGACCTCGGCGGCGTCCGCGTCACCGGAGTGCCCGCGCAGCACGGGCCGGACGGCAGCGAGCATCTGGTCGGCGAGGTCACCGGGTTCGTGCTCGAAAGCGCGGACGAGCCGACCGTTTATGTCAGCGGCGACAACGCTTCCCTCGGCGTAGTGCGGCAGATCGCCGAACGCTTCGAGCGGATTGACCTCGCCGTCCTGTTCGCGGGCGGGGCGCAAACTCCGCTGGTCGGCGACGCGTACCTGACCTTGCCCAGCGAGAGCGCGGCCGAGGCGGCCCGGATCCTCAACGCGCGTCAGGTCGTCCCGCTGCATTTCGAGCAGTGGGCGCATTTCACCCAGGGTCCGGACACGCTGCGCCCGGCGTTCGAGCAGGCCAGGCTCGCGGACCGGCTGCATCTGCTCAAGCCCGGAGAACAGGTCAGCTTCCGGTAA